The Eurosta solidaginis isolate ZX-2024a chromosome 4, ASM4086904v1, whole genome shotgun sequence genome includes a window with the following:
- the LOC137249209 gene encoding uncharacterized protein, producing the protein MDTSDLYIDYLCRTCMIKLEAFTSEGSTEPQHQPIFETIEECDELRIADLLSSTIPEIVQVQLSDELPKKICCKCLHQLISVYRFQKLCVQSDHKLREMVSKKLDDLNMLMEAEIGDEVLPNDTDSCPLSSCQPKCTAQNSHLPEIGTALEGRQQAVDSESAQLSTAEHLLRNEQLLDICDNSQGELSEFIKNDPIEDDEENTEYSDTIQAQGELCKFIKNEPIEDEENTEFSDTIHSTTFVTKEEFTMEKQKVTVPGDNNVIHVNNDFPIVNQISENIINEALEYSRSIFQTERHFEIFVLTVRSYKRCEFDRLRSHLHLVEPTLQIQHREKLRIF; encoded by the exons ATGGATACAAGTGATCTATATATCGATTACCTTTGTCGGACCTGTATGATTAAGCTTGAAGCCTTCACGTCTGAAGGCAGCACTGAACCACAGCACCAACCTATCTTTGAAACTATTGAGGAATGCGACGAATTACGAATAGCTGACTTGTTGTCCAGCACAATACCCGAAATAGTGCAAGTGCAGCTAAGTGACGagctaccaaaaaaaatttgttgtaaatGCTTGCACCAATTGATAAGTGTGTATCGGTTCCAAAAATTGTGCGTGCAATCCGACCATAAGTTGCGAGAAATGGTTTCTAAAAAATTGGATGATTTAAACATGTTGATGGAGGCAGAAATTGGCGATGAAGTATTACCAAACGACACAGATTCATGCCCGTTGAGCAGTTGCCAGCCCAAATGCACTGCTCAAAACTCACATCTTCCAGAAATAGGAACGGCTCTCGAAGGCAGACAGCAGGCAGTGGATTCGGAATCAGCACAATTGAGTACTGCTGAGCATTTACTAAGAAACGAACAATTACTGGATATTTGTGACAATTCACAAGGCGAGTTAAGTGAATTTATCAAAAACGATCCTATTGAAGATGATGAAGAAAATACTGAATATAGCGACACAATCCAAGCGCAAGGCGAGTTATGCAAATTTATCAAAAACGAGCCCATTGAAGATGAAGAAAATACTGAATTTAGCGACACAATCCATTCAACAACCTTTGTAACCAAAGAAGAATTTACTATGGAAAAGCAAAAAGTAACTGTGCC TGGCGACAACAATGTCATCCATGTAAATAATGATTTTCCTATCGTCAATCAAATCTCCGAAAATATTATTAATGAAGCGCTGGAATACAGCAGGAGCATTTTTCAAACCGAAAGGCATTTTGAGATATTCGTATTGACCGTTAGGAGTTACAAACGCTGTGAATTTGATCGACTCCGGAGCCATTTGCACTTGGTGGAACCCACTCTTCAGATCCAGCACCGAGAAAAACTTCGTATCTTCTAG